A single window of Granulicella mallensis MP5ACTX8 DNA harbors:
- a CDS encoding fumarylacetoacetate hydrolase family protein translates to MKLLRYGPAGQEKPGILAPDGTIRDLSKVVPDLSGKFLSPDSLKAIAQLDLNGLPVVEGNPRFGSCVVQPGKFLCIGLNYSDHAAESGMAVPAEPVLFMKAGSSISGPDDNIVIPRGSLKTDWEVELGVVIGTTAKYVSEEDALSHVAGYCLINDVSERAFQLEGTGQWVKGKSADTFGPTGPWLVTTDEVPDPQALDMWLEVDGHRYQDGNTRTMVFGVKFLISYLSRFMSLQPGDIISTGTPPGVGLGQKPPVYLRAGNKIRLGIGGLGEQNQLVVADPGEKS, encoded by the coding sequence TTGAAACTGTTACGCTACGGCCCCGCAGGCCAGGAGAAACCCGGCATCCTCGCACCCGATGGAACCATCCGCGATCTTTCCAAGGTTGTTCCCGACCTGAGCGGCAAGTTCCTCTCTCCCGATTCGCTCAAAGCCATTGCCCAGCTTGACCTGAACGGCCTGCCCGTCGTCGAGGGCAATCCGCGCTTTGGCTCGTGCGTTGTGCAGCCGGGCAAGTTTCTCTGCATCGGCCTCAATTACTCGGACCACGCAGCGGAGTCCGGCATGGCCGTGCCCGCCGAGCCCGTGCTCTTTATGAAGGCTGGATCTTCGATCTCGGGACCGGACGACAACATCGTTATTCCGAGGGGCTCGCTGAAGACCGACTGGGAGGTGGAACTCGGCGTCGTGATCGGGACCACCGCGAAGTACGTGTCGGAAGAGGACGCGCTCTCGCATGTTGCCGGCTACTGCCTGATCAACGACGTCTCGGAGCGCGCCTTCCAGCTCGAAGGCACCGGCCAGTGGGTCAAAGGCAAGAGCGCCGATACCTTCGGTCCTACCGGCCCGTGGCTCGTCACAACCGACGAAGTCCCCGATCCGCAGGCGCTTGATATGTGGCTGGAGGTCGATGGTCATCGCTACCAGGACGGCAATACCCGCACGATGGTCTTTGGCGTCAAATTTCTCATCAGCTATCTCAGCCGCTTCATGAGCCTGCAGCCCGGCGACATTATCTCGACGGGTACGCCTCCCGGCGTCGGCCTCGGCCAGAAGCCGCCGGTGTATCTGCGGGCTGGCAATAAGATCCGGCTGGGCATCGGTGGGCTTGGGGAGCAGAACCAGCTCGTCGTTGCCGATCCCGGAGAGAAAAGCTAG
- a CDS encoding glutaminyl-peptide cyclotransferase has product MIPKQHTDSSRPRQHKRWAWRRLAALELVFLSCARMHAFPADAPTKADSFHIIHVYPHDPRAFTEGFVYADGTLYESTGLKGHSTLRAIDPKTGAITRNLNIADTYFGEGITVWQNEVIQLTWQTQTGFVYDRSNFHLLRTFHYDGEGWGLTQDGTSLIRSDGSPTLRFFDPHTFRETRRLKVTENGVPVQNVNELEYIHGEIFANIWHSDRIIRISPQTGKVVGWLDLSMLLPPDQRTDPEAVLNGIAYDAKTNHLFLTGKLWPHIFEIELNAPRQKEK; this is encoded by the coding sequence GTGATACCAAAGCAGCACACTGATTCCAGCAGGCCTCGCCAACATAAGAGATGGGCTTGGCGGCGGTTGGCAGCCCTCGAACTTGTCTTTCTTTCCTGCGCACGGATGCACGCTTTCCCAGCGGATGCTCCCACGAAGGCGGACAGCTTCCACATCATCCACGTCTATCCGCACGATCCGCGGGCCTTCACCGAGGGGTTCGTCTACGCGGACGGCACGCTGTACGAGAGCACGGGCCTGAAGGGCCATTCCACGCTGCGGGCCATCGATCCGAAGACGGGCGCGATCACGCGGAATCTCAATATTGCGGACACCTACTTTGGCGAAGGGATTACGGTCTGGCAGAACGAGGTGATCCAACTGACCTGGCAGACCCAGACCGGCTTTGTGTATGACCGCTCCAACTTCCATCTGCTGCGCACCTTTCACTACGACGGCGAAGGATGGGGGCTGACGCAGGATGGAACGAGCCTTATACGAAGCGATGGATCTCCCACGCTGCGATTTTTCGATCCTCACACGTTCCGAGAGACTCGCCGTTTGAAGGTAACGGAGAACGGAGTCCCCGTTCAGAACGTGAATGAACTGGAGTACATCCACGGAGAGATCTTCGCGAATATCTGGCACTCCGATCGCATCATCCGCATCTCACCACAGACGGGAAAGGTCGTTGGCTGGCTCGATCTCAGCATGCTGCTGCCGCCCGATCAAAGGACCGATCCGGAGGCGGTGTTGAACGGCATTGCGTATGACGCGAAGACCAACCATCTCTTCCTCACCGGCAAGCTTTGGCCGCACATCTTCGAGATCGAGTTGAATGCCCCAAGGCAGAAAGAAAAGTAA
- a CDS encoding BlaI/MecI/CopY family transcriptional regulator codes for MVGRKKGSTALTPLELQIMQVLWAEGPSNVLQVQKSLSPKNDLAYNTVQTMLNVLHRKGRVKRTLMGRAYVYRTVASREAVLGQAVRDLVERMFGGSSEDLVMSLVKNRQVDLERIADLGRKMAQEKGEHDE; via the coding sequence ATGGTCGGTCGCAAAAAAGGTTCCACCGCCCTTACCCCTCTCGAACTGCAGATCATGCAGGTCCTTTGGGCCGAAGGACCAAGCAATGTTTTGCAGGTGCAGAAGAGCCTGTCGCCCAAGAATGATCTTGCCTACAACACGGTGCAGACCATGCTGAACGTTCTCCATCGCAAGGGGAGAGTCAAGCGCACGTTGATGGGGCGTGCCTATGTCTATCGCACGGTTGCCTCCAGGGAGGCCGTCCTCGGCCAGGCCGTCCGCGACCTCGTAGAACGCATGTTCGGCGGGTCTTCCGAAGATCTCGTCATGAGCCTGGTCAAGAACCGCCAGGTTGATCTGGAGCGGATTGCTGATCTGGGCCGAAAGATGGCACAGGAAAAAGGAGAACACGATGAGTAG
- the rpmB gene encoding 50S ribosomal protein L28, whose product MAKVCPITGKRTVTGNNVSHANNKTRRRWEPNLQLKRIWIPSENRFVRMRVSARGIRTIQKLGIEAALLKAAKRG is encoded by the coding sequence ATGGCAAAGGTATGTCCCATCACGGGCAAGCGAACGGTGACCGGTAATAACGTCTCGCACGCCAACAACAAGACGCGCCGCCGCTGGGAGCCGAACCTGCAGCTGAAGCGCATCTGGATTCCCAGCGAGAACCGCTTCGTTCGCATGCGCGTCAGCGCCCGCGGAATCCGCACGATCCAGAAGCTCGGGATAGAAGCAGCGCTGCTGAAGGCAGCGAAGAGAGGTTAG
- a CDS encoding Fur family transcriptional regulator gives MPIQSRKTRQKDAIRAAFINADRPLSPDETLSYAQKEVEGISIATVYRNIGSLVEDKWLTPVEIPGESTRYEVAGKEHHHHFHCNECGKVFEMQGCGVPVKPKLPRGFRVTGHEFFLYGVCADCK, from the coding sequence ATGCCTATACAGTCACGTAAAACACGTCAAAAAGATGCGATTCGAGCGGCCTTCATTAATGCGGACCGCCCCCTCTCGCCGGACGAGACGCTCTCTTATGCTCAAAAAGAGGTCGAAGGCATCAGCATTGCTACGGTGTATCGCAACATCGGTTCGCTGGTGGAAGACAAGTGGCTCACGCCGGTGGAGATTCCTGGGGAGTCAACGCGCTATGAAGTCGCCGGCAAGGAACACCACCATCACTTCCATTGCAACGAGTGCGGCAAGGTGTTCGAGATGCAGGGCTGTGGCGTGCCGGTTAAACCGAAGCTGCCGCGCGGCTTCCGCGTGACCGGCCATGAGTTCTTTCTTTACGGGGTGTGTGCGGATTGTAAGTAA
- a CDS encoding Na+/H+ antiporter, whose protein sequence is MTAKTNNGNNRRYWNAQLRCLLKTKGQSVAEVTMHEGIRGIETVFLLLLLFVVIFGDLARRLKVAYPIVLVIAGLLVSFIPGLPKISLNPDMVFLAVLPPLLFHAAWETSWRDFRYNIVTIFLMGFGLIGFTVLGVALAGERLFSLLYWRTGFVLGAIVAPTDAIAATSIAKRVGLPQRITDILEGESLVNDATGLLALEFGVAMVVSGTTPSFGAGALRLIYLVVAGIGIGVAVGWVVHWFELHIDDGPIEMTLGVVTAYASYIAAEEAHASGVLAVVACGLYLSRKSASFFSPGVRLQAYALWNAIDFVLNGLVFVLIGLQLPFVLAGLHSYSKVTLMVDAAAVSALVIALRLLWIYPGAYLAYFIRRRLLKQDEPMLPAKQIFVTGWTGMRGVVSLAAALSIPETLKNGQPFPSRNLIIFLTFSVILVTLVLQGLTLPPLVRALGLGGAGEPDREEGEARRLMLETALEHIEEARENDLPEFARLYDDLAEHHRERLAAVLGHSDTGTNARQFARQQAVVLELLKVQRKILVHLRDEGRISDSVLRRLERELDLNETT, encoded by the coding sequence ATGACGGCGAAAACAAACAACGGCAACAACAGGAGATACTGGAACGCACAGCTTCGTTGTCTGTTGAAGACAAAAGGACAGTCCGTCGCGGAGGTCACGATGCACGAAGGAATACGAGGGATAGAGACAGTCTTTCTGCTGTTGCTGCTCTTTGTGGTGATCTTCGGCGATCTGGCCCGCAGGTTGAAGGTGGCCTATCCGATCGTGCTGGTCATCGCCGGGCTGCTGGTCAGCTTTATCCCCGGCCTGCCGAAGATCAGCCTGAACCCGGACATGGTCTTCCTCGCCGTGCTGCCGCCGCTGCTGTTTCACGCCGCCTGGGAGACCTCGTGGCGCGATTTCCGCTACAACATCGTGACCATCTTTCTGATGGGGTTCGGCCTCATCGGCTTTACCGTGCTCGGCGTGGCGCTGGCTGGGGAGAGGCTGTTCTCGCTTTTGTACTGGCGCACGGGATTTGTTCTAGGCGCGATCGTCGCGCCCACGGACGCTATCGCCGCGACGTCCATTGCAAAACGAGTAGGACTGCCGCAGCGGATCACAGACATCCTGGAGGGCGAGAGCCTGGTCAACGATGCCACCGGCCTGCTGGCGCTGGAGTTCGGCGTAGCCATGGTGGTGAGTGGCACAACTCCGTCGTTCGGCGCAGGGGCGCTGCGGTTGATCTATCTGGTAGTAGCGGGCATTGGAATCGGCGTAGCCGTGGGCTGGGTAGTGCACTGGTTTGAGCTGCACATCGACGACGGGCCAATTGAAATGACGCTCGGAGTCGTCACGGCCTATGCGTCCTATATCGCAGCGGAAGAGGCCCATGCCTCCGGTGTTCTCGCGGTGGTCGCCTGCGGCCTCTACCTGAGCCGGAAGAGTGCGAGCTTCTTTTCGCCGGGCGTGCGACTGCAGGCCTATGCTCTGTGGAACGCTATCGACTTTGTGCTGAACGGACTGGTGTTCGTCCTGATTGGGCTGCAGTTGCCGTTTGTCCTTGCAGGGCTGCACAGCTATAGCAAAGTAACCCTGATGGTCGATGCGGCAGCAGTCAGCGCGCTGGTCATCGCGCTACGGCTCCTGTGGATCTATCCTGGGGCGTACCTGGCCTATTTCATCCGCAGACGGCTGCTGAAACAAGACGAGCCGATGCTTCCGGCAAAGCAGATCTTCGTCACAGGATGGACCGGCATGCGCGGCGTGGTCTCGCTGGCAGCGGCGCTCTCTATTCCCGAGACGCTGAAGAACGGCCAGCCGTTTCCCAGCCGGAACCTGATTATCTTTCTGACCTTCAGCGTGATTCTCGTGACGCTGGTGCTGCAGGGGCTGACGCTTCCGCCACTCGTCCGGGCACTGGGACTGGGCGGAGCCGGCGAACCGGATCGTGAAGAGGGTGAGGCGCGACGGTTGATGCTGGAAACAGCGCTGGAGCATATCGAAGAGGCTCGCGAAAATGATCTGCCGGAGTTTGCGAGGCTCTATGACGACCTCGCCGAACACCATCGGGAGCGTCTTGCCGCAGTACTGGGCCACAGCGATACCGGGACGAATGCGAGGCAGTTTGCACGCCAGCAAGCGGTCGTACTGGAGCTGCTGAAGGTACAGAGAAAGATCCTGGTCCATCTGCGCGATGAGGGACGCATCAGCGACTCGGTACTGCGAAGACTGGAACGCGAACTCGACCTGAACGAGACCACCTGA
- a CDS encoding GTP-binding protein, whose product MKTLPTTVLSGFLGAGKTTLLNHVLNNRAGMRVAVIVNDMSEINIDSQLIAQSGAGLSRTEEKLVEMTNGCICCTLRDDLLQEVSRLAREGRFDYLLIESTGISEPLPVAATFTFIDETGKSLSEVAKLDTMVTVVDAAKLLQDIRSIDDLRDRDVALSEDDERSISDLLIDQIEFANVLVINKTDLVSEEELARLEAILEHLNPGAEQIRSVRGEVPLYSILHTGLFDMDEAESSAGWIRELNNRHTPETEEYGIASFVYRARRPFHPERLEQLTNGGFPNVLRAKGFLWLASCNDDLILFSIAGATLTVEPQAQWLAAGDPDEEHDPDTKEYIGRVWEPEFGDRRQEVVFIGADMDRAALEAQMDAALLTPEEMAGGPQAWKKLNDPFAEMFRDREPAETPVEA is encoded by the coding sequence GTGAAGACCCTCCCTACCACCGTGCTCTCCGGCTTCCTCGGCGCCGGCAAAACGACTCTGCTCAATCACGTGCTGAACAATCGCGCTGGAATGCGCGTTGCGGTAATCGTGAACGACATGAGCGAGATCAACATCGACTCGCAGCTGATCGCCCAGAGCGGTGCAGGTCTGAGCCGCACCGAAGAGAAGCTCGTCGAGATGACCAACGGCTGCATCTGCTGCACGCTGCGCGACGACCTGCTGCAGGAGGTCTCGCGCCTCGCGCGCGAAGGCCGCTTCGACTATCTCCTGATCGAGTCAACCGGTATCTCCGAGCCCCTCCCCGTGGCCGCGACGTTCACCTTCATCGACGAGACCGGCAAGTCGCTCTCCGAGGTGGCCAAGCTCGACACGATGGTGACGGTGGTCGATGCCGCCAAGCTGTTGCAGGACATCCGCTCTATTGACGATCTTCGCGACCGTGACGTGGCCTTGAGCGAGGACGACGAGCGGTCGATCTCGGATCTGCTGATCGATCAGATCGAGTTCGCCAACGTGCTGGTCATCAACAAGACCGATCTTGTCAGCGAGGAAGAGCTGGCGCGGCTCGAAGCCATCCTTGAGCATCTGAACCCCGGCGCAGAGCAGATTCGTTCTGTGCGCGGCGAGGTTCCGCTCTACAGCATCCTGCACACCGGGCTCTTCGACATGGACGAGGCCGAGAGCTCCGCCGGCTGGATTCGCGAGTTGAACAACCGCCACACGCCCGAGACCGAAGAGTACGGCATCGCAAGCTTCGTCTACCGCGCGCGCCGGCCGTTTCATCCCGAGCGTCTTGAGCAGCTGACCAACGGTGGCTTCCCCAATGTGCTCCGCGCCAAGGGCTTCCTCTGGCTCGCCTCCTGCAACGACGACCTGATCCTCTTCTCGATCGCGGGCGCCACGCTTACGGTTGAGCCGCAGGCGCAGTGGCTCGCCGCGGGAGACCCCGACGAAGAGCATGATCCCGATACCAAGGAGTACATCGGCAGGGTATGGGAGCCGGAGTTCGGCGACCGCCGGCAGGAGGTTGTCTTCATCGGCGCCGATATGGATCGCGCCGCCCTTGAAGCGCAGATGGATGCCGCGCTGCTTACGCCTGAAGAGATGGCTGGCGGCCCGCAGGCATGGAAAAAACTCAACGATCCGTTTGCGGAGATGTTCCGCGATCGCGAACCGGCTGAAACGCCCGTAGAGGCATAG
- a CDS encoding M56 family metallopeptidase: MSSLRVFMTSYVVNAIWEVTLIAAAGWMVSRLLKRLGPQAEHVTWASTLALAILMPALPFFRWLMAFLRVPDKVIGNSSITLVAAQGGGAQVEGIYVLPAILVLPLLLLYAGSLLYFAVRLVCSLHGTARLLQQASPISLSPEQEEIWRDCKRSFSVEDARILSSSRVSGPVTLGFREPVLLVPVGFVEGCTPQDFLAALAHECAHMKRRDFQKNIFYEVVGLLLAFHPVLWMLKSHIAQTREMICDGMATERLIDSRSYTQSLLRLATRIAMASRVSTLHAIGIFDANILEKRVMMMNIKKQPLSSVLKYGLIIPSTLFLLSIAAGGAAMAVVIEPQSSSQAADQAQPYGQIYQVGKDKDVSAPRLIFSKDPEFPKSALGKKDKFNGSCVVTLIVDSTGAVHDVRVKRSLSPDFDASAIKAVQQYRFKPAMRSGEPVAVALYMEINFERF; the protein is encoded by the coding sequence ATGAGTAGCCTCCGCGTTTTTATGACATCGTATGTCGTCAACGCTATCTGGGAGGTCACATTGATTGCGGCGGCGGGATGGATGGTGAGCCGCCTGCTCAAGCGGCTTGGCCCTCAGGCCGAGCACGTCACCTGGGCTTCCACTCTGGCCCTTGCGATTCTTATGCCTGCGCTGCCTTTCTTTCGCTGGCTGATGGCCTTCCTTCGCGTTCCAGATAAAGTCATTGGAAATTCCTCGATTACGCTGGTTGCTGCTCAGGGCGGCGGCGCGCAGGTAGAAGGCATCTATGTGCTACCTGCGATTCTTGTACTGCCCTTACTGCTGCTCTATGCAGGCTCGTTGCTCTACTTTGCGGTGCGGCTCGTCTGCTCGTTGCATGGCACTGCAAGGCTGCTTCAGCAAGCCAGCCCCATCTCTCTCTCGCCGGAACAGGAAGAGATCTGGCGTGACTGCAAACGATCATTTTCCGTAGAGGATGCGCGCATCCTGAGCTCGTCGCGAGTTTCTGGCCCTGTCACGTTGGGGTTTCGAGAGCCTGTGCTCCTCGTCCCCGTGGGCTTTGTGGAGGGATGTACGCCGCAGGATTTTCTTGCTGCGCTGGCACACGAATGCGCACACATGAAGCGCCGTGACTTTCAGAAAAATATCTTCTATGAGGTCGTCGGCCTCCTGCTTGCCTTTCATCCTGTCCTCTGGATGCTCAAGTCTCACATCGCGCAGACGCGCGAGATGATCTGTGACGGCATGGCCACGGAAAGGCTTATTGATTCGCGCAGCTACACGCAATCCCTGTTACGACTCGCAACCAGAATCGCTATGGCCTCGCGAGTCTCCACTCTTCACGCCATCGGGATCTTCGATGCCAACATTCTGGAGAAGCGAGTCATGATGATGAACATCAAGAAGCAGCCTCTTAGCTCTGTGTTGAAATACGGTCTAATCATTCCCTCAACGCTCTTCCTGCTTTCCATCGCGGCTGGCGGAGCAGCCATGGCCGTCGTGATTGAACCGCAATCTTCTTCTCAAGCAGCCGATCAGGCACAACCGTATGGTCAGATCTATCAGGTCGGCAAAGACAAAGACGTAAGCGCGCCGCGCTTGATTTTTTCTAAAGACCCTGAATTTCCAAAGTCGGCTCTAGGGAAAAAGGATAAGTTCAATGGGTCTTGTGTCGTTACTCTCATCGTGGATTCGACAGGAGCCGTTCATGATGTTCGTGTCAAACGCTCTCTCAGCCCTGACTTCGACGCGAGTGCAATCAAAGCAGTACAGCAGTATCGCTTCAAGCCCGCCATGCGATCAGGCGAGCCGGTGGCTGTTGCACTTTACATGGAAATAAATTTCGAAAGGTTCTAA
- the rpmG gene encoding 50S ribosomal protein L33 has translation MRTIIKLVSTAGTGHFYTTTKNPKLQTGKLELRKYDPVVRKHVPYRESKA, from the coding sequence ATGCGAACGATCATCAAGCTGGTCTCGACCGCAGGCACGGGGCACTTCTACACGACGACCAAGAATCCCAAGCTGCAGACCGGGAAGTTAGAGCTGCGCAAGTACGATCCGGTGGTCCGGAAGCATGTTCCTTATAGGGAATCGAAAGCTTAG
- a CDS encoding FAD-binding and (Fe-S)-binding domain-containing protein, whose protein sequence is MSTQPLTILRAPAAKTPFNPFPAATDLEAHLRRTVRGEVRFDQGTRALYATDASNYRQIPIGLVLPLDSADIEATLAACREFNAPVLARGAATSLAGQCCNTAVILDFSKYMRRVLAVDPESRTARVEPGVVLDRVREAAEEHELTFAPDPATHSRCTLGGMIGNNSCGTHSLLGGKTVDNIESLDILLYDGTRMTVGPTSEEQLEAIIAGGGRQGEIYAGLKKIRDQYAALIRQRFPRIPRRVSGYNLDELLPEQGFNVARALVGSEGTCVTILEAKLRLVKSPQFRRLVGIGFSDAFIAADNVPLVLEHNPIALEGFDGLLVEFMQRKNLATEEVRLLPDGKGYLLAELGADSAEEVEAKAQTLVAAAQQFAARPSVRLYTAEEARKVWFVRESALGATAFVPGEPVGWEGWEDAAVAPQELGEYLRAICTLMQEYGYRSPMYGHFGHGCVHLRINFDFKSERGIAIYREFVDRATDLVVSLGGSISGEHGDGQSRGALLEKMFGAELMEAFREFKRLWDPLARMNPGKLIDAYQPHDYLRLNTSHAPIQTSTHFHFASDGGSFEQAALRCVGVGACRKEEAGTMCPSYMATKEEKHSTRGRAHLLWEMMQGDVVRDGWRSEEVREALGLCLACKACKTECPVNVDMATYKAEFLAHHYEGRLRPLGAYAFGFVDKGARLASLAPGIANFMTSWPLTSRLAKAALHIHPDRTLPSFSSQTFRKRSKALRQPAQPKGDVLLWADTFNNYLHSDTAVAAHKVLVDAGFRVHVLQQHVCCGRPLYDFGLLDSAKKYLLKTLDALAPYAEMPVVVLEPSCATVFRDELMNLRPNDPRASKLRDRTYLLSQFLVKYAPEYKPPAIGGTILVQGHCHHQAVMKMTDEMQLLRSTGADVQLLDSGCCGMAGPFGFEKDKYEVSQTLAERVLLPAVRGAKAGTLVVADGFSCREQVAQNSETRALHLAEVLARGL, encoded by the coding sequence ATGTCTACACAGCCGCTGACGATTCTCCGCGCCCCTGCGGCGAAGACACCGTTCAATCCCTTTCCCGCAGCCACCGATCTTGAAGCGCATCTCCGCCGCACCGTTCGCGGCGAGGTGCGCTTCGATCAAGGCACGCGCGCCCTCTACGCAACGGACGCTTCGAACTATCGGCAGATTCCCATCGGCCTGGTGCTGCCGCTCGACAGCGCGGACATCGAAGCCACACTGGCCGCGTGCAGAGAGTTCAACGCTCCCGTCCTCGCTCGTGGCGCGGCGACCAGCCTTGCAGGACAGTGCTGCAACACGGCCGTCATCCTCGACTTCTCGAAGTACATGCGTCGCGTCCTCGCCGTCGATCCCGAGAGCAGGACAGCGCGCGTTGAGCCTGGCGTGGTACTTGACCGCGTTCGCGAAGCTGCGGAAGAGCATGAGCTGACCTTTGCACCAGACCCCGCCACGCACAGCCGCTGCACGCTGGGCGGCATGATCGGCAACAACTCTTGCGGCACGCATAGTCTGCTCGGCGGCAAGACCGTCGATAACATCGAGTCCCTCGACATCCTGCTGTACGACGGCACGCGCATGACCGTTGGCCCCACCAGCGAAGAGCAGCTTGAGGCGATCATCGCCGGTGGTGGACGCCAGGGCGAGATCTATGCGGGTCTAAAGAAGATTCGCGACCAGTACGCCGCGCTTATCCGCCAACGCTTTCCGCGCATCCCGCGCCGCGTCTCCGGCTACAACCTCGATGAGCTTCTGCCGGAGCAGGGCTTCAACGTTGCGCGTGCGCTTGTAGGTAGTGAGGGCACGTGTGTCACGATCCTCGAAGCGAAGCTGCGACTGGTGAAGAGCCCGCAGTTTCGCCGCCTCGTCGGTATTGGTTTCTCCGATGCCTTCATCGCAGCCGACAACGTTCCACTCGTGCTCGAACACAACCCCATTGCGCTGGAGGGCTTCGACGGCCTGCTCGTCGAGTTTATGCAGCGCAAGAATCTTGCGACCGAAGAGGTGCGCCTGCTGCCCGACGGCAAAGGCTATCTTCTGGCCGAGTTGGGCGCGGACAGTGCGGAAGAAGTTGAGGCAAAGGCCCAGACGCTGGTCGCAGCCGCACAGCAGTTTGCCGCACGGCCTTCGGTTCGCCTCTACACAGCGGAGGAGGCTCGCAAGGTCTGGTTCGTGCGCGAGTCCGCGCTGGGCGCTACTGCCTTCGTTCCCGGCGAACCCGTTGGATGGGAGGGCTGGGAGGATGCGGCGGTCGCTCCGCAGGAGCTGGGTGAGTATCTGCGCGCCATCTGTACGCTGATGCAGGAGTACGGCTACCGCTCGCCGATGTACGGCCACTTCGGGCACGGATGCGTGCATCTGCGTATCAACTTCGACTTCAAGAGCGAGCGCGGCATCGCGATCTATCGGGAGTTCGTCGACCGGGCTACGGATTTAGTCGTCAGCCTTGGCGGCTCGATCTCCGGCGAGCATGGCGACGGCCAGTCGCGCGGCGCGCTGCTGGAGAAGATGTTCGGGGCGGAGCTGATGGAGGCCTTTCGCGAGTTCAAACGGCTGTGGGATCCACTGGCCCGCATGAATCCCGGCAAGCTGATCGATGCCTACCAGCCGCATGACTATCTGAGGCTGAACACCTCGCATGCTCCGATACAAACCTCGACCCACTTCCACTTCGCGTCGGATGGCGGCTCGTTCGAGCAGGCCGCGCTGCGCTGTGTCGGCGTGGGTGCCTGCCGCAAGGAGGAAGCCGGGACTATGTGCCCGAGCTACATGGCGACCAAGGAGGAGAAGCACTCCACACGCGGGCGCGCGCACCTGCTGTGGGAGATGATGCAGGGCGACGTGGTGCGCGATGGCTGGCGCAGCGAAGAGGTGCGTGAGGCGCTCGGCCTGTGCCTCGCGTGCAAGGCCTGCAAGACCGAGTGCCCGGTCAATGTGGACATGGCGACATACAAGGCAGAGTTTCTGGCGCACCACTATGAAGGACGTCTGCGGCCGCTTGGAGCGTATGCATTCGGCTTCGTCGACAAAGGTGCGCGGCTCGCCTCTCTCGCTCCGGGCATCGCCAACTTCATGACGAGCTGGCCGCTGACCAGCAGGCTCGCAAAGGCCGCGCTGCATATTCATCCCGACCGGACGCTGCCCTCGTTCTCCAGCCAGACCTTTCGTAAGCGATCGAAGGCACTGCGACAACCTGCACAGCCGAAGGGCGATGTCCTGCTGTGGGCGGATACGTTCAACAACTATCTGCACTCCGACACAGCGGTGGCAGCACACAAGGTGCTCGTCGATGCCGGCTTCCGCGTGCACGTGCTGCAACAGCACGTCTGTTGCGGGCGGCCGCTGTACGACTTCGGATTGCTCGACTCCGCGAAGAAATACCTGCTCAAGACGCTCGACGCGCTGGCGCCCTATGCGGAGATGCCTGTGGTCGTGCTCGAGCCCAGCTGCGCGACGGTGTTTCGCGATGAGCTCATGAACCTGCGCCCCAACGATCCGCGTGCAAGCAAACTGCGCGACCGGACGTATCTGCTGAGCCAGTTCCTGGTGAAGTACGCTCCCGAGTACAAGCCCCCTGCTATCGGTGGCACCATTCTCGTGCAGGGCCACTGCCACCACCAGGCCGTGATGAAGATGACCGATGAGATGCAACTGCTGCGCAGCACCGGAGCCGATGTGCAGTTGCTCGACTCAGGCTGCTGCGGCATGGCTGGGCCCTTTGGCTTCGAGAAAGATAAGTACGAGGTATCGCAGACACTGGCCGAGCGTGTTCTTCTGCCTGCAGTGCGTGGTGCTAAGGCCGGGACGCTTGTGGTTGCGGATGGTTTCAGCTGTCGCGAGCAGGTCGCGCAGAACTCCGAGACGCGTGCGCTGCATCTTGCGGAAGTGCTTGCGCGCGGGTTGTAG